One genomic region from Bufo bufo chromosome 3, aBufBuf1.1, whole genome shotgun sequence encodes:
- the TMEM183A gene encoding transmembrane protein 183A, with amino-acid sequence MPRRGNRKRLKFRADDVSSHTVTVADFANSDPAVVKSGRVRKAVANAVQKEVKALCGLEASRVPSEDGLSGLSENGNDESCDELEENANETSFRKKKSKKQKESSPADGVDCPIDIWLVLSSYIRPEDIVTFALICKKAWTVTCTAVFWMRLYKRHYHTSSYLPVRLLPGCMYRLRYLRACVIRSLFHMYEPFCSRVAKNPSLPESTPNTLLNSKCLLFWCKKVETGSRPQPLWEFNFKFKKLPLKQKNHCLNGLQPPAEYKEVHFNPDQDCFLFQVTTLNFIFIPVAMGMTLTYLTINVSTDMRHHRVRLVFHDCPVLNGKKPRGEQGVQIVLDPVHSVHLLDWWHPHYPFSTMA; translated from the exons ATGCCCCGGCGAGGGAACAGAAAACGGCTGAAATTTCGGGCCGACGATGTGAGCTCCCACACAG ttacgGTGGCGGATTTTGCCAACTCGGATCCGGCTGTTGTGAAGTCTGGACGTGTGAGAAAGGCGGTGGCCAATGCTGTTCAGAAAGAAG TGAAAGCGCTTTGTGGCCTGGAGGCCTCTCGGGTGCCCAGTGAGGATGGTTTGTCCGGATTATCTGAGAATGGCAATGATgagagctgtgatgaactggaggAAAATGCTAATGAGACCTCGTTCAGGAAAAAGAAAAGTAAGAAACAAAAAG AGAGCAGCCCTGCAGACGGAGTCGACTGTCCCATTGACATCTGGCTTGTACTCTCCTCCTACATCCGACCGGAAGATATTGTGACGTTTGCTCTTATTTGTAAGAAAGCTTGGACCGTTACTTGCACTGCTGTCTTTTGGATGAGATTGTACAAAAG ACATTATCACACAAGCTCCTACCTTCCTGTTCGTTTGCTTCCAGGGTGCATGTACAGGCTGCGCTATCTGCGTGCATGTGTTATTCGTTCCTTATTCCACATGTACGAGCCGTTTTGTTCCAGGGTGGCTAAAAATCCTTCATTACCGGAATCGACTCCTAACACTTTGTTAAATTCCAAA TGTCTACTTTTCTGGTGTAAAAAGGTGGAGACTGGAAGCAGACCTCAGCCATTGTGGGAATTTAACTTCAAATTTAAGAAGCTG CCTCTAAAGCAGAAGAACCATTGTCTTAATGGACTACAACCCCCTGCAGAGTACAAAGAAGTCCATTTTAACCCAGACCAGGACTGTTTCCTTTTTCAAGTTACCACTTTAAATTTTATCTTCATCCCTGTGGCAATGGGCATGACACTAACTTAC TTGACTATAAATGTCAGTACGGATATGAGGCACCACCGTGTAAGACTGGTCTTTCATGACTGTCCAGTGTTAAATGGCAAGAAACCTCGTGGAGAACAAGGAGTGCAGATTGTTTTGGATCCTGTACACAGCGTCCACCTCTTAGACTGGTGGCATCCACATTATCCCTTCTCAACCATGGCCTAG